The sequence below is a genomic window from Chondrinema litorale.
GATTATTAAAATATATGTTGGAGCTTTAATTTCATTCATCATTCTAAGTATGCTTCCAATGATGATTCCTTTTATAATTATAATCACAACAATAACAGGAACAGATAGGTCTTGTAATCAAGAAATTAGTGAAAACATTAGAATACAAGAAATCGCCAAAAGCCCCATTGCTATGCCGCAAATTCAAGTAATTGAAAAAACTTGGCTTATCGATAAAGTAATTGGTGAACGAGATTTTTCTATTTCACTTGGAGAAAATTCTCATAGAATTTGTAACGCAGAGTCTATTACTTTAGAAGAAAATCTTAAAGGAGAAAGAATGATTATCTTCTCATTTGAAGATGGAGAAGTTGAGTGGAAATTGGATTAATAGTATTCCTCAATCCAGTTGAAACATATAGACATAAAAAAAGCAACCAAAAACTGGTTGCTCCTTTATAGGGTATGAAAAAATTGATTATTTAATCTCGTAAGTGTTTGATGTTACCTTTCCATTGCTAGAAATATTAATTGTATATTTTCCAGAATCTAATGTAGATAAGTTGAAAAGGCTGCTAAAGTTTTGAGTATCAGTTATTGTTTTGTCGTAAAGTTTTGAACCTTTTTCGTTTAATACTGACACTCTTACTGGGTCTTGAGCATGTTGGAATGCAATTCTTACTTTATTTTTAATTAACTCTGGAGATAAGTAAGCGCTAAATAAGTTCTTCTCACGGCTACCTACATGAATTTTTTGATCTGTTTCAAAATCACCAGAAATTATTTTAATATAATATGTTCCATCTCCAATGTTTTCAAGATTATAATTTCTTTTAAGACTCGTCACGTTTTTCTGTACGTCTGAGAATAATAAGTTTTTCTTAGCATCAAAAATCTTAATTGTTACTTTTTCATTTCCAGTTTTCTGATACGCAACTCTAACTTTATTTGAATTGATGATCGGGTAAATGCTATATTCTATTTTAGCAGACTCTTCGATCTTGTTTTTATCCCCTGGGTTGTCGTTGTTAGCAGATGCTACAAATGAAGAAAGTACAATTGATGATAAGATGAAAATTTTAAGAATTCTGTTTACTAAGAGTTTCATGATCTATATTTTTGTTTTTATAATAATTAATCTGACGTAAAACCTATAGACCAATAGGATGCCACCACTATTAACTTACTGAATAACAGACTCTTAATTTTATCAAGCCTGTTTCAGACCTATTGCAATTTGTACGATTATGAACACGGTTGTCAGGTAGCGGACACCAAAGCGAACAATTATGAATTTCATAATATTAGAATTATACAATTTTAACTTGATAAAACAATGGTTTGCTCAAAAGCAGCATTTAGAAGGGCATAAAAAAAGACACACTTGAAAAAAAGCGTGTCTCCGAAGATTTTTAACTAAAAATTAACATTCGTTATCATACATAGTTATGCAGCATAATAGGCATAACCAGCATGAGTATATCTTCATTATCTCCTTTTTCTACCGGTATAATTAATCCAGCGCTACTTGGTTCAGAAAGCTGGAACATTACCTTGTCAGAATAAAGGTTTGTTAGAATCTCAATAAGGAATCTAGCATTAAAACCAATCTCTATATCAGCACCGTCATGATCGCAGAACAATCTTTCAGTTGCTTCATTAGAGAAGTCTAGGTCTTCAGCAGAAACCTGCATTTCATTACCTGTAATCTTAAATCTTACTTGATTAGTAGATTTGTTAGCATAGATTACAATCCTCTTTAAAGTACTTAATAACTCAGCTCTATCAATCACCACCTGATTATCATTATTCAAAGGAATAACATTTTCGTAATCAGGGAAACGCTCGTCGATTAATCTACAAATCAGTCTAATATTTTTGAAAGAGAAAATCGCATTAGCACTATTATATTCTAGTGTTAAAGAAGTTGCATCTGTAGGTAATGAAGCTTTTAGTAAATTGAGGGCTTTTTTATGGATAATAATT
It includes:
- a CDS encoding DUF3244 domain-containing protein: MKLLVNRILKIFILSSIVLSSFVASANNDNPGDKNKIEESAKIEYSIYPIINSNKVRVAYQKTGNEKVTIKIFDAKKNLLFSDVQKNVTSLKRNYNLENIGDGTYYIKIISGDFETDQKIHVGSREKNLFSAYLSPELIKNKVRIAFQHAQDPVRVSVLNEKGSKLYDKTITDTQNFSSLFNLSTLDSGKYTINISSNGKVTSNTYEIK